A genomic window from Planococcus rifietoensis includes:
- a CDS encoding diphthine--ammonia ligase: MQKPFITSWSGGKDSALAFYRAVQQGHVPIALFTMFEEDGERSKSHGLKKQILEAQAERMGLPLVIGQADWSGYEKEFIRHLQHFKEQGIEMGVYGDIDLQDHLDWVEKVSKQAELDVLHPLWQEARRSLLEELVEEEFKAVITVVDTARVGEEFLGRAFTRELIEELEALGIDACGEEGEFHTTLVDGPIFVEPLPVEFGDIVRNGQYAMLEVKLQTGE, from the coding sequence ATGCAAAAACCATTTATTACATCATGGAGCGGTGGCAAAGACTCCGCTTTAGCATTTTACCGCGCGGTTCAGCAAGGGCATGTGCCGATTGCGTTGTTCACCATGTTTGAAGAAGACGGAGAACGCTCGAAATCCCATGGGCTGAAAAAGCAGATCTTGGAAGCACAAGCGGAACGGATGGGCTTGCCTTTAGTGATCGGGCAAGCCGACTGGTCAGGATATGAAAAAGAATTTATTCGCCACTTGCAGCATTTCAAGGAACAAGGCATCGAAATGGGTGTGTACGGGGATATTGACCTGCAGGATCATCTTGATTGGGTTGAAAAGGTCAGCAAACAGGCAGAACTTGATGTCTTGCATCCCTTATGGCAAGAAGCCCGCCGCTCACTGTTGGAAGAACTGGTCGAAGAAGAGTTTAAAGCCGTCATTACAGTGGTGGATACTGCGCGTGTCGGGGAGGAGTTTCTCGGACGTGCTTTCACCCGTGAGCTGATTGAAGAACTCGAGGCACTCGGCATCGATGCTTGCGGAGAGGAAGGGGAATTCCATACCACATTGGTGGACGGCCCGATTTTTGTTGAACCGTTGCCAGTGGAGTTCGGAGATATCGTGCGCAACGGGCAATACGCAATGCTTGAAGTGAAACTTCAAACAGGGGAGTGA